DNA sequence from the Deltaproteobacteria bacterium CG2_30_66_27 genome:
GCCGAGGTCGAAGGAACCGTCCTCGCCCGGCGCCGGAGGAGCGGGAGCGTCGCCCTTGAGGACGACGATGCTGTCCCCGCATTTCCGGCACTTCACGCGCGCCCCCCTTCCCTTGATCCTGGATTCGTCGAGGCGGAACCGCGCATGGCATGTCTTGCACTCGATGATCATCCCGAGCCTCCGGAAGATGGTGTCGCGCGACGTCGCGCCTTGTTTCGAACTATAGGCAATTTCCCCTCGGGACTCAAGCGGGGGATTCCGGGAGGGTCGAGGCGCGCCGGCGCGCCCCGAGAGCGCACAGCACGATTCCGATCTCGAACAGCGCGTATAGCGGGAAGGCGATCATGATCTGGGACACCGCATCCGGCGGGGTCAGCAGGGCGGCCAGGAGGAACGCCCCGAGGGCTCCGCCCTTGCGTCCTTTCCGAAGGAACTCCGGCGTCACGATCCCGCCGCGCCCCGCGAGGAAGAGGACCAGCGGAAGTTCGAACATGACGCCGAAGATCACCAGGAGGCGCAGGATGACGGAGAGCGAGTCCCGCATCGACGGCATCGGGACCACGACGGACCGGCCGAACGACAGGAAAAAGGAGAGGATCGGCGGGATCGCCACGAAGTAGGCGAACGCCATCCCGGCGAGGAAGCCGAAGGTGGACCATCCCGCGAAGACGAGAAAGAGCTTCCGCTCCTTCCGGTACAGCCCGGGGGTCACGAACCGCCACGCCTGGTAGAAGATGACCGGGGAGGCGAGCACGAAGCCCCCCCAGAGAGCCAGCTTGAAGTACGTGAGGAACGCCTCCGTCATTTCGGTGAAGATCATGAGCGACTCGGGCGGAAGATTCGCCGTGAGGGGGGAAAGGAGGGCGGAGTAGATCCGTTCCGCGAAGTTGTAGCAGAGGGCGGTTCCGATCCCGAGGGCGATCAGCGCCCGGATGAGGCGGCGTCGAAGTTCGTCGAGATGCTCGGTGAGCGGCTGGCGGATTTCTCCGGCGTTCGTCGGCAACCGGCGTCATCCCTGCCGGGGCGGCGGGGCCGGCGTCCCTCCGGTGGCGGTCTCCTGCGCAACGTCCTCCGCGGCGGCGGAGGCATCGGCCGATGGTGCGGCGTCCTCCGCGGCATCGACCGGCGGAGTGCCGCCTACGGGCGCGGGCTCCTCCGGCGCGGGAGCGCTCCCCGGGGCTTTCCCGTACGCGGAAAGATCCTCCGGAGGTGTCGGGGCCTCTTCGGCGGACTCTTCCTTCACCGCGTCCTCGACCCCCTTGCGGACCTCCTCGGACGCCTTCTTGAACTCCGCGATCCCCTTGCCGAGGCTCTTGGCCAGGTCCGGGAGCCGCTTCGGGCCGAAGAAGATGAGGGCCACAACCAGGATGATGAGCATCTCCTGGAAGCCGATGCCGAACATACGCTCTCCTTTCGGATGTCTTCGACATACCACTATACCCCGCCTCGCCCCGGAATTCCAAGAATGGCGGCGAGATGTCCGATCGGATAAGCGATTATCCGATCGGGCAA
Encoded proteins:
- a CDS encoding twin arginine-targeting protein translocase TatB, with protein sequence MFGIGFQEMLIILVVALIFFGPKRLPDLAKSLGKGIAEFKKASEEVRKGVEDAVKEESAEEAPTPPEDLSAYGKAPGSAPAPEEPAPVGGTPPVDAAEDAAPSADASAAAEDVAQETATGGTPAPPPRQG
- a CDS encoding twin arginine-targeting protein translocase TatC produces the protein MPTNAGEIRQPLTEHLDELRRRLIRALIALGIGTALCYNFAERIYSALLSPLTANLPPESLMIFTEMTEAFLTYFKLALWGGFVLASPVIFYQAWRFVTPGLYRKERKLFLVFAGWSTFGFLAGMAFAYFVAIPPILSFFLSFGRSVVVPMPSMRDSLSVILRLLVIFGVMFELPLVLFLAGRGGIVTPEFLRKGRKGGALGAFLLAALLTPPDAVSQIMIAFPLYALFEIGIVLCALGARRRASTLPESPA